In one window of Micromonospora peucetia DNA:
- a CDS encoding CU044_5270 family protein — protein MKIDKNMLKQVDPARDVDDWPVAPHVDWSAMARNSPPASIRRQWTRRAVLGAVAASATAIAGALVVQVVGPAKPVLAVTPPPLHLQYDKDAPAASDALLKLASAVQAGPAVNEQRSGRFSFVRVGQWSLDMSSSAKDGTAVAVVPQVISTWRALDGSGKVVTASLHRSDVGDKPDAQALMTAATRGGTQVSTYAAGQLAAVIADPIPHDVDALAKALYAHQPQDKGAQSAVRAIADLYRAAAVDRDVRVAALRFLARTDGVLLRGEITDRLGRRGLAVSVDSKTGETRDLLVFDQRTGLLLAHESMFLKRPEKLPVKVPAVFSYVLYLEQDRRTDMT, from the coding sequence ATGAAGATCGACAAGAACATGCTCAAGCAGGTTGACCCGGCTCGGGATGTCGACGACTGGCCAGTAGCACCACATGTCGACTGGTCAGCCATGGCGCGCAACTCGCCGCCGGCTTCCATTCGGAGGCAGTGGACGCGTCGGGCTGTGTTGGGTGCGGTGGCCGCGAGCGCCACGGCGATCGCGGGAGCCTTGGTCGTGCAGGTCGTCGGCCCGGCTAAACCGGTGTTGGCCGTAACCCCCCCGCCGCTTCATCTGCAGTACGACAAAGACGCGCCAGCAGCCAGCGACGCCCTGTTGAAACTAGCCTCCGCGGTTCAGGCAGGGCCGGCTGTCAACGAACAGCGTAGCGGCCGGTTCAGCTTCGTGCGCGTCGGGCAGTGGTCTCTGGACATGTCCTCCTCCGCTAAGGACGGAACGGCGGTGGCGGTGGTGCCGCAGGTGATCTCGACCTGGCGTGCCTTGGACGGATCCGGCAAGGTCGTTACCGCCTCCCTTCATCGGTCCGACGTCGGCGATAAGCCGGATGCACAGGCGTTGATGACGGCGGCAACACGAGGTGGGACCCAGGTCAGCACCTACGCGGCAGGGCAGCTAGCGGCGGTCATCGCCGATCCGATACCGCACGACGTCGACGCCCTGGCTAAAGCACTGTATGCCCATCAGCCTCAGGACAAGGGTGCCCAGTCAGCAGTGCGAGCGATCGCAGATTTGTACCGCGCAGCGGCGGTTGATCGTGACGTGCGGGTTGCGGCACTGAGGTTCCTCGCCCGTACCGACGGAGTGCTCCTGCGCGGTGAGATCACCGATAGGCTCGGTCGCCGTGGCCTTGCTGTGAGCGTTGACTCTAAGACCGGAGAGACCCGTGACCTGCTGGTTTTCGATCAGCGCACCGGTTTGCTCCTTGCCCATGAGTCGATGTTCCTGAAGCGACCCGAGAAACTTCCAGTCAAGGTGCCGGCGGTGTTCTCCTACGTGCTCTATCTAGAACAGGATAGACGGACCGATATGACCTGA
- a CDS encoding RNA polymerase sigma factor: MGAGQDEHAVFARVYSSSYHLVLRYCYRRTGDMESARELTQETFVVAWRRHRDAPESTMPWLYGIARRVLADHWRARRVRPVTVPMTETFDVMVDDGGFAAVGLAQDVRRAFAGLSESDREVLRLVTWEDLDLSAAARVLGCSRPAAAVRLFRARQRLARLMDDPPVVRTRKAPATVRGGVR; encoded by the coding sequence GTGGGCGCTGGTCAGGATGAGCACGCTGTTTTTGCGCGGGTGTACTCGTCGAGCTATCACCTGGTGCTGCGCTACTGCTATCGGCGGACCGGTGACATGGAGTCTGCACGGGAGCTGACGCAGGAGACGTTCGTCGTGGCGTGGCGTCGGCACCGAGACGCACCCGAGTCGACTATGCCGTGGCTGTATGGGATCGCCCGTCGAGTACTGGCTGATCATTGGCGTGCTCGGCGGGTTCGGCCGGTGACCGTACCGATGACCGAGACCTTCGATGTGATGGTGGACGACGGGGGATTCGCGGCTGTCGGCCTGGCGCAGGATGTGCGACGAGCGTTTGCCGGGCTGTCGGAATCCGACCGCGAAGTGTTGCGTCTGGTGACGTGGGAGGACCTCGACTTGTCAGCGGCGGCTCGAGTTCTCGGGTGTAGTCGACCCGCAGCTGCGGTTCGGTTGTTCCGGGCTCGGCAGCGACTGGCTCGCCTGATGGACGACCCGCCGGTGGTGCGGACCCGAAAAGCCCCGGCAACAGTGCGTGGAGGCGTGAGATGA
- a CDS encoding relaxase/mobilization nuclease domain-containing protein → MIPKVTYGARVRGLLEYLFGPGKAEEHVNPHLVAGYDDMALLTPSRHDRDGERWSLDELAARLDAPQIAAGERGVKQYVWQCSLSMPAHEGQLDDATWGRIAGRFVAEMGFTGDAERAGCRWIAVRHGLSARGNDHVHLVVTLATEDGAPVWLRQDKRRSQQVADLIEDEFGLGKWTPGRAGATRRPELTRPEVERARRVDQAPDRELLRRQVRAALAGATSEAEWVARMKGAGLLVAARTAATDRDQVVGYAVALRSTGAGKPRWYAGRSLDGDLSLPQIRKRWPDAPPAPAVQWKTADSAESTTLRGEDRMAVWRSSAAALEAISGRLAGVAPGSPQWPVVARASADLLARVAAATEPSGRGPVTRAADALARAAAPPRRAPAPAASTIAAELGRVADALMVTGPARDGGEAAVLLAVVVQAARLVVALAELRAAEQQAHAAGAAARAAAHLMPLLAQGAVHVERDVPGPRVGREEPDAARARARVDPAVDQQTQR, encoded by the coding sequence ATGATCCCGAAGGTCACCTACGGCGCCCGGGTCCGGGGCCTGCTGGAGTACCTGTTTGGCCCAGGGAAGGCCGAGGAACACGTCAACCCGCACCTGGTCGCCGGGTACGACGACATGGCGCTGCTGACTCCCAGCCGGCACGACCGCGACGGCGAGCGATGGTCGCTGGACGAGCTGGCGGCGCGGCTGGACGCGCCGCAGATCGCCGCCGGCGAGCGCGGAGTGAAGCAGTACGTGTGGCAGTGCTCGCTGAGCATGCCGGCCCACGAGGGCCAGCTCGACGACGCGACGTGGGGCCGCATCGCGGGCCGGTTCGTGGCCGAGATGGGCTTCACCGGCGACGCGGAGCGGGCCGGGTGCCGGTGGATCGCGGTGCGGCACGGACTGTCGGCGCGCGGCAACGACCACGTGCACCTGGTCGTCACCCTCGCCACCGAGGACGGGGCGCCGGTGTGGCTGCGGCAGGACAAGCGGCGTAGCCAGCAGGTCGCCGACCTCATCGAGGACGAGTTCGGGTTGGGCAAGTGGACACCCGGTCGGGCCGGGGCGACCCGGCGTCCGGAGCTGACCCGGCCCGAGGTCGAGCGGGCCCGGCGCGTCGACCAGGCGCCGGACCGGGAGTTGCTGCGCCGCCAGGTCCGGGCCGCGCTCGCCGGCGCCACCAGCGAAGCCGAGTGGGTCGCGCGAATGAAGGGTGCCGGCCTCTTGGTCGCTGCGCGCACCGCGGCGACGGACCGGGACCAGGTGGTCGGATACGCCGTGGCGCTACGGTCGACCGGTGCCGGTAAGCCACGCTGGTATGCCGGGCGCAGCCTGGACGGCGACCTGAGCCTGCCCCAGATCCGCAAGCGGTGGCCCGACGCGCCGCCAGCGCCGGCAGTGCAGTGGAAGACGGCGGATTCTGCGGAATCGACGACGCTGCGCGGTGAGGACCGGATGGCGGTGTGGCGGTCGTCGGCCGCCGCCCTGGAGGCGATCAGCGGGCGGCTGGCTGGCGTCGCGCCGGGCTCGCCGCAGTGGCCGGTGGTGGCCCGCGCCAGCGCCGACCTGCTGGCGCGGGTCGCGGCGGCCACCGAGCCATCGGGGCGGGGTCCGGTGACGCGGGCGGCTGACGCACTGGCCCGCGCGGCGGCACCACCGCGTCGCGCACCGGCGCCGGCGGCGTCGACGATCGCCGCCGAGCTGGGCCGGGTCGCCGACGCGCTGATGGTCACCGGACCCGCCCGCGACGGCGGTGAGGCGGCGGTGCTGCTCGCCGTGGTCGTGCAGGCGGCCCGGCTGGTGGTGGCATTGGCCGAGCTGCGCGCGGCCGAGCAGCAGGCACACGCGGCCGGCGCGGCGGCCAGGGCAGCGGCGCACCTGATGCCGCTGCTCGCGCAGGGCGCGGTGCACGTCGAGCGAGACGTTCCAGGCCCGCGCGTCGGGCGCGAGGAGCCGGACGCGGCACGGGCACGGGCCCGTGTCGACCCGGCGGTGGATCAGCAGACGCAGCGATGA
- a CDS encoding plasmid mobilization protein, translated as MAESPQVGVVRFGASERRRRAHNDDDPRVHRVTVRLSEAERAAVEANAAAARMATSAYLAEAGSAPLVPAPTGLGGGGETGPLLVELMGVHRQVRGAATNLNQAVARLHSTGEPAGDLAATAAYLARIAARVDDLVTAIAAAQTGRR; from the coding sequence GTGGCTGAGTCGCCGCAGGTCGGTGTGGTCCGGTTCGGTGCCAGCGAGCGCCGGAGACGTGCCCACAACGACGATGATCCGCGCGTGCACCGGGTGACCGTGCGGCTGTCCGAGGCGGAGCGGGCGGCGGTCGAGGCGAATGCGGCGGCGGCCCGGATGGCCACCTCGGCGTACCTGGCGGAGGCCGGTTCGGCGCCGCTCGTGCCCGCCCCAACGGGCCTGGGCGGGGGCGGGGAGACGGGCCCGTTGCTGGTCGAGCTGATGGGGGTGCACCGGCAGGTGCGGGGCGCGGCGACCAACCTCAACCAGGCGGTAGCGCGGCTGCACTCCACCGGGGAACCAGCCGGGGACCTGGCCGCCACGGCGGCGTACCTGGCACGGATCGCGGCCCGCGTCGACGACCTCGTCACCGCGATCGCCGCCGCCCAAACCGGCCGACGCTGA
- a CDS encoding M23 family metallopeptidase yields the protein MTRRPVALIVAVAAVVMLVCGGTVGLPLMLFGLAQAEAAACEVPSLPGASPVPGGGRWDSAQSTHAATIVAVGRQRQVPPRGYVIALATAMQESTLRNLANATVPESLSLPHEGVGRDHDSVGLFQQRPGWGSVRERMTPSYAAGKFYEALVRVDGWQRMRLTDAAQAVQRSGLPEAYQKWEPDAEQLAARVLGLPSIDDIGGGAPTAPCGVDDLGPVPVGPGGWVQPLRAMVTSPFGQRNGRLHAGVDMSTSDVRGDPIRAASAGVVEQVKCDWHTTCNRDGHTGARGCGWYVDIRHAGNVVTRYCHMIEPPEVSIGQRVAAGAVIGHVGNSGGSSGPHLHFEVHVDVRPGPYNANSSNAVDPEAWMRARGVPLGTRS from the coding sequence GTGACGCGGCGACCGGTCGCGTTGATCGTGGCGGTGGCCGCCGTGGTCATGCTGGTGTGCGGCGGGACGGTGGGCCTGCCGTTGATGTTGTTCGGCCTGGCGCAGGCTGAGGCGGCGGCGTGCGAGGTGCCGTCGCTACCTGGTGCCTCACCGGTGCCGGGCGGTGGCAGGTGGGACAGTGCCCAGAGCACGCACGCGGCGACGATCGTGGCGGTTGGACGCCAGCGTCAGGTGCCGCCCCGTGGGTACGTCATTGCGCTGGCCACCGCGATGCAGGAGTCCACCCTGCGCAACTTGGCCAACGCGACGGTGCCTGAGTCGCTGTCGCTGCCGCACGAGGGTGTGGGCCGTGATCACGACTCGGTCGGGCTGTTCCAGCAGCGTCCGGGGTGGGGCAGTGTGCGGGAGCGGATGACGCCCAGCTACGCGGCCGGGAAGTTCTACGAGGCGCTGGTGCGTGTCGACGGGTGGCAGCGGATGCGGCTGACCGATGCCGCGCAGGCGGTGCAGCGTTCGGGCCTGCCGGAGGCGTACCAGAAGTGGGAGCCTGACGCGGAGCAGCTTGCCGCGCGGGTGCTCGGTCTGCCGAGCATCGACGACATCGGCGGTGGTGCGCCGACGGCCCCGTGCGGCGTTGACGACCTGGGCCCGGTCCCGGTCGGCCCGGGCGGTTGGGTGCAGCCGCTACGGGCGATGGTCACCAGCCCGTTCGGGCAACGCAACGGCCGCCTGCACGCCGGCGTCGACATGTCGACCTCAGACGTGCGGGGTGACCCGATCCGCGCCGCGTCGGCCGGGGTCGTGGAGCAGGTCAAGTGCGACTGGCACACCACCTGCAACCGCGACGGGCACACCGGCGCGCGCGGTTGCGGCTGGTACGTCGACATCCGCCACGCCGGCAACGTCGTGACCCGCTACTGCCACATGATCGAGCCGCCCGAGGTGTCCATCGGTCAGCGCGTCGCGGCCGGAGCGGTCATCGGACACGTCGGTAACAGCGGCGGTAGCTCCGGGCCGCACCTGCACTTCGAGGTGCACGTCGACGTGCGTCCTGGTCCGTATAACGCCAACAGCAGCAACGCGGTCGACCCGGAAGCCTGGATGCGGGCCCGCGGCGTGCCGCTCGGGACCAGGTCGTGA